ACTCCAAGTATCTTTCCTGCATTTCTTGGGCTGTAAACTGGTTCCAATAGAACATTCTGTAAGGGATATACATGTTAATATACATCATTCAATAGCAGTCAGATGCCCCTCATACAGATTTCTCAGGAAGGAAGTGTTTCAGAACTTCTGTTGCTTTGATGTGCGTTTCTGTCCTACCTTTTACCCAATTGACCCCCTATGTAAGACCTGACAGTACTTATGGTGTTGAATAAAGACTCCTTCGCGATTTTGTTTCCTCTTAGCGCCGCAGCAGGGTGGTATGTTGGAAAGACCTTTACGCTGATATCTTCATATCTCCACTCGAAAGGCGTCAGCTTCAAAGACTTTGAATCCTCGAAGAATTGAAGCGCTGTGAGACCCAATGTGATTATTGCATTTGGCTTTACGATTCTTATCTGTTCGAAGAGATAATCTCTGCAAGCTGAGACCTCACCTGACCTTGGCCTCCTGTTGTTTGGAGGTCTGCACTTGACTATGTTTGTTATGAAGACGTCATCCCTACTGAGCGATGCCTTTTGCAACGCTTGGTCGAGAAGTGACCCAGCCCTTCCCACGAAAGGCCTCCCCTTTTCGTCCTCGTTTCTGCCAGGCGCCTCACCTATCATCATTATCCTTGCGTCTGCAGGACCTTCCCCTGGCACTGCATTCTTCCTGGAATTGCAAAGAGCACATCTTCTGCAGACCTTTATTTCCTCTGCCAGGTCATTTAAGCTCTTCATCTGTTACACTCCAGTTCATACTGTTTCCTTTTGAATCGAATGCAGCTATGTCTTCAGGACCTTCGTAGGGAAAACCGGAAATCAGCATGTATCTTCCGTACGGATGAAGCAGATCTGCATGACTAGGTAATTTGACTCCGGATGGGTGTGAGTGGGCTGTAGCCATTATTGTGAAATCTATCGGCAGATGAAGCGGATTGTACGTTGCTGAGTGCCAGTTCGAATATGTAAAAGGCGGGAAGACTGCCTGATAAAGTATGATATCCTTTCCTTTTTTCTTTCCTCTCAGGAGAAGAAGCATTTCATCGGGATGTTTCTCCTTGGAGTAGCTCAATATCGAGTCGACAAGCTGCCTGGTGAGAAAGAGTCCCAAATTTAACTACCTCACATCTGTTGAGCAGTCAGCAAGAATCGTATTTTATTCTTATCTGTTTATACAACCTGCTAAGGCAGAAGAAGAAAAAGAAGACGTCCTCTATGAAGTTGCGGTAGAACTCGAAGCCAAACATCTGCCTATGGAAGAGAGTTAACTTCTCTTCTTTGTTTGTTCAACACACATGATACCCAGTCACGCTATTCTCTGATGCATGGGCAGATAGCAGTATCAGCTCCATCGAACGAGATAAGCATTCTAGGGTCCGTAAGTTAACAGATAATGGACTGTTTGAAACATGCATCACCTAATTATCAACGTGATCTTGTTATCTGCCTTATCAGCACCTTAAGACCCAGACTCAATCTTGCGCTTATCTCCTTTCTCTAAGTCTGAAGTAACTTTCTCGTCTTTCTTGAAAAATTATTCGGAAAAGATTTATATTCTTTGAATATAGGGTTTTTGCGATTTAGGAGGAGTTGATACTATATGTCTGTGTCACCATCACAACCAATACTTATACTGAAGGAAGGTTCCACTGAGACAAAGGGGCGTGAAGCCCTCCGGAACAACCTGGAAGCTGCGAGAGTCGTAGCAGAACTCGTAAAGACTTCGCTGGGACCCAGAGGAATGGACAAGATGCTTGTCGACAGCCTCGGTGATGTTACCATAACAAACGACGGAGCAACGATGCTGAAACAGCTCGATGTTCAACATCCAGCTGCAAAGATGATGGTAGAGATAAGCAAGGCAACAGACAGCGAAGTAGGGGATGGAACAACCAGCGCTGTGGTGCTGTCAGGTGCTCTGCTAGACAAGGCCGAAGAACTACTCGACAAGGACGTCCATCCAACCCTTATAGTTGATGGTTACCAGGCAGCAGCCGAAAAGGCTTTAACACTTCTTGACGAAATAG
This is a stretch of genomic DNA from Conexivisphaerales archaeon. It encodes these proteins:
- a CDS encoding uracil-DNA glycosylase → MKSLNDLAEEIKVCRRCALCNSRKNAVPGEGPADARIMMIGEAPGRNEDEKGRPFVGRAGSLLDQALQKASLSRDDVFITNIVKCRPPNNRRPRSGEVSACRDYLFEQIRIVKPNAIITLGLTALQFFEDSKSLKLTPFEWRYEDISVKVFPTYHPAAALRGNKIAKESLFNTISTVRSYIGGQLGKR